The proteins below come from a single Bactrocera dorsalis isolate Fly_Bdor chromosome 5, ASM2337382v1, whole genome shotgun sequence genomic window:
- the LOC105230118 gene encoding uncharacterized protein LOC105230118 — MTKIKIFTARVKSTLLAGLELHHSQNPGIHQQVSSYHMQNMQTESSYADELYLRCAATPKLIVNYEKKAQLSLKGRITENILTIAFLRANNTNRTIHFLVELLWKLHYTNVLFVYDKSEEISTITTLFQLCWRNGFVNVLALVNQTLYTYQPFPRIKVVALRKLSEYYDKTHLKNFQGYALRSSISNNAPRVYHYTDDKGNLANAGYLYRLILLFAQHYNGRFEEVRMPTYQMNLTNIIKAFERKEIDILADLLFMYPNYSHSAVICNYRTFMMAPYAAPLPLYMYILKPLTSLLWLLIMLALCYAILAQMLLSWLRGRRVNFGLAFLRSLSSVLYLPSYYYSRCTCAQRFCVLLLLACSFLLTSLYQTSMASMFISRLYEPQVNSIADIARTKFLLPMAKEDIAYMSRLSGIPQIIYDRLLEVSPSEDYQLLRDLNTSYILTYIEDKVNFFMYQQKFLRIPRFKLIAEELTQVPLFISLPHGSPFLQLFDRYLGNVFDSGIFQKMFIDSAEEGILSNEIRFFRTVSIIFQPLKVEHFSLIFVVWAFAAPAPAAEAEAAAATNESAYAGNFYCINSSSEPLIWINISP, encoded by the exons ATGACAAAGATCAAAATATTCACAGCACGCGTGAAGTCAACGCTGTTGGCTGGTCTCGAACTCCATCATTCACAGAATCCAGGTATTCATCAACAAGTCTCTTCATATCATATGCAGAATATGCAGACTGAAAGCT CTTACGCCGATGAACTCTATCTGCGCTGCGCTGCGACACCGAAATTAATCGTTAACTACGAAAAAAAGGCCCAGCTAAGCTTGAAGGGCCGCATAACGGAAAATATATTAACCATCGCTTTTCTACGAGCAAATAACACGAATCGCACGATACATTTTTTGGTCGAACTATTGTGGAAACTGCACTACACGAATGTGCTGTTCGTGTATGACAAGTCAGAGGAAATTTCGACCATAACCACACTTTTCCAACTTTGTTGGCGTAATGGCTTCGTCAACGTGCTGGCTTTGGTCAATCAAACGCTCTACACATATCAACCCTTTCCACGCATTAAAGTGGTCGCTTTGCGCAAACTCAGTGAATATTATGACaaaacgcatttaaaaaattttcaaggtTATGCGCTACGCTCGAGCATTAGCAATAATGCGCCGCGGGTTTATCACTACACCGACGATAAAGGAAATCTCGCTAATGCTGGTTATTTGTATCGATTGATACTGTTATTCGCACAACATTATAACGGTAGATTTGAAGAGGTACGCATGCCCACCTATCAAATGAACTTAACGAATATTATTAAGGCGTTTGAGCGTAAGGAAATCGATATATTGGCCGATCTGCTCTTCATGTACCCCAATTATTCGCACAGCGCTGTAATTTGTAATTATCGCACATTTATGATGGCGCCCTACGCCGCACCGCTGCCACTCTATATGTACATTCTCAAGCCTCTGACGAGTCTACTCTGGTTGCTCATAATGTTGGCACTTTGCTATGCAATCCTGGCACAAATGCTGCTCTCCTGGCTGCGCGGTCGCCGAGTGAACTTTGGATTGGCTTTTTTGCGTAGCCTCAGCTCGGTACTCTACCTGCCGAGTTACTACTATAGTCGCTGTACGTGTGCGCAAAGGTTCTGCGtccttttgttgttggcttgtAGCTTTCTTTTGACCAGTTTGTATCAGACGAGTATGGCTAGCATGTTTATATCGCGGCTTTATGAGCCTCAGGTCAACAGCATCGCTGATATCGCGCGCACTAAATTTTTACTGCCAATGGCGAAGGAGGACATCGCCTATATGAGTCGCTTATCGGGTATACCGCAAATCATTTACGATCGCTTGCTTGAGGTGAGCCCATCGGAGGACTATCAGTTGTTGCGCGATTTGAACACCTCGTACATACTCACCTACATCGAGGATAAAGTGAACTTTTTCATGTATCAGCAGAAATTTCTGCGTATACCGCGTTTTAAGCTGATCGCCGAGGAGCTCACGCAGGTGCCGCTGTTCATAAGTTTGCCGCATGGTTCGCCGTTTTTGCAGCTGTTTGATCGTTATTTGGGTAATGTTTTCGATTCGGgtatttttcagaaaatgttcATCGACAGCGCTGAGGAGGGCATTTTGAGCAATGAGATACGGTTCTTCCGCACTGTCTCCATTATTTTTCAACCGCTCAAAGTCGAACATTTTTCGCTGATATTTGTCGTCTGGGCATTTG